A region from the Spirochaeta thermophila DSM 6192 genome encodes:
- the speB gene encoding agmatinase: MRYPHFLHSEIPNASPEEAFFHVIPVPYERTTSFGKGAARGPSAILEASGQLEVWDGRGIPAEVGIHTGGPVKARTPERMAREVAARMRPVLRSGRVPVLLGGEHTVSVGAWEALKEVYGPGQVGIVQIDAHADLRDTYEGSRFSHACVMRRALDHGFSIFQAGVRSLSPGEVALRRELAGRQVFWKDAPELRRTGAPLALPPDFPSNVYLTIDVDGFDPSVVWETGTPEPGGLFWYEVLDFIERVAEAHTVVGFDVVELAPAKGSHVGAFVAARLVYQVMGIVFRHPPRR; the protein is encoded by the coding sequence ATGCGGTATCCCCACTTCCTCCACAGCGAGATCCCCAATGCCTCACCGGAGGAGGCCTTCTTTCACGTGATCCCGGTGCCCTATGAGCGCACCACATCCTTCGGCAAGGGGGCGGCCCGGGGGCCGTCTGCGATCCTCGAGGCCTCCGGCCAGCTCGAGGTGTGGGACGGGCGGGGCATCCCGGCAGAGGTGGGGATCCACACCGGCGGGCCCGTGAAGGCCCGTACCCCTGAGCGGATGGCCCGGGAGGTGGCGGCTCGGATGCGGCCGGTTCTCCGTTCGGGGCGGGTGCCCGTCCTCCTCGGAGGCGAGCACACGGTCTCGGTGGGGGCGTGGGAGGCCCTCAAGGAGGTCTATGGTCCCGGACAGGTCGGGATCGTCCAGATCGACGCCCACGCCGACCTGCGTGACACCTACGAGGGATCCCGCTTCAGTCATGCGTGCGTGATGCGCAGGGCGCTCGACCACGGCTTCAGTATCTTCCAGGCAGGGGTGAGGAGCCTCTCTCCCGGGGAGGTGGCGCTCCGGAGAGAGTTGGCGGGGAGGCAGGTGTTCTGGAAGGACGCTCCAGAACTGAGAAGGACCGGTGCGCCCCTCGCGCTTCCTCCCGACTTCCCTTCGAACGTATACCTCACCATCGACGTGGATGGGTTCGATCCTTCGGTGGTGTGGGAGACCGGTACCCCTGAGCCGGGCGGCCTCTTCTGGTACGAGGTGCTCGACTTCATCGAGCGGGTGGCCGAGGCCCACACCGTCGTGGGCTTCGACGTGGTCGAGCTGGCCCCTGCGAAGGGGAGTCACGTGGGCGCCTTCGTGGCCGCGCGCCTGGTCTACCAGGTGATGGGGATCGTCTTCCGGCATCCGCCCCGGCGGTAG
- a CDS encoding AMP-binding protein → MVHIERKTLSDLVLAAAREYAERPAFDLFWNGRIEEPVTYAQLGARSAGVASVLRDLGVGPGDRVMILAENRPGWPVAYFGISLAGGISVPVLLDFSTDQVREVASHAGVRVVCATERSLEKLREAGLLEGDLPVLLIDRMDDAGLEVLEGGDRKHREYAPDFTPVFPDPDETASLIYTSGTTGHSKGVMLSHASLIFEVEASRSIFKVYPRDRFFSVLPLAHTYECTIGMLIATASGARTTYLGRPPTASVLLPALREVRPTVMLTVPLIIEKIYRTKVKPSLESHPLYRFPLTRPLATKIAGRKLLASLGGAIRFFGIGGAALAPDVEAFLKASGFPYAIGYGLTETAPLVAGSSVGKTVLRSTGPALKGVEVRIVDQEGRVVGGVGAPRDARPGAEGEIQVRGPNVMKGYYRDPERTREAFTEDGWFRTGDLGAMDRKGRLFIKGRLKSVIVGPSGENIYPEEIESLLNLSDYVEESLVYEGEKGELVALIVLSERAKTLYAALEDGIKEAGRAAQEGVHEVTREVGELVQQVASAAKEGTEQVRKGVEDVVKELVAMVNRRLPGFSRIRKVEIREEPLEKTATHKIRRFLYTRQRDGNGRQTG, encoded by the coding sequence ATGGTGCACATCGAGAGAAAGACCTTGAGCGACCTGGTCCTCGCAGCAGCGAGGGAGTACGCGGAGCGGCCGGCCTTCGACCTGTTCTGGAACGGGCGCATCGAGGAGCCGGTGACGTACGCCCAGCTGGGTGCGAGGAGCGCGGGGGTGGCCTCTGTGCTCCGTGACCTGGGCGTCGGGCCGGGGGACCGGGTGATGATCCTCGCCGAGAACAGGCCGGGCTGGCCTGTGGCCTATTTTGGTATCTCCTTGGCAGGCGGGATATCCGTGCCGGTGCTCCTCGACTTCTCCACCGACCAGGTGAGGGAGGTGGCCTCCCACGCAGGGGTACGCGTGGTGTGTGCCACGGAGCGGTCACTCGAGAAGCTGCGTGAGGCAGGCCTCCTCGAGGGTGATCTCCCCGTGCTCCTCATCGACAGGATGGACGATGCCGGCCTCGAAGTCCTCGAAGGAGGAGACCGGAAACACAGGGAGTACGCGCCAGACTTCACTCCGGTCTTCCCCGATCCGGATGAGACCGCTTCCCTCATTTACACCTCGGGCACCACGGGGCACAGTAAGGGTGTGATGCTCTCCCACGCCAGCCTGATCTTCGAGGTGGAGGCCTCTCGTTCCATCTTCAAGGTGTATCCCAGGGACAGGTTCTTCTCGGTCCTTCCTCTCGCTCACACCTACGAGTGTACCATCGGGATGCTCATCGCCACGGCGAGCGGGGCGCGTACCACCTATCTCGGAAGGCCACCCACGGCGAGCGTCCTCCTCCCCGCCTTGCGTGAGGTGCGTCCCACGGTGATGCTCACCGTGCCTCTCATCATAGAGAAGATCTACCGCACCAAGGTGAAACCATCCCTCGAGTCCCATCCCCTCTATCGGTTTCCCCTCACCCGTCCGCTCGCGACGAAGATCGCAGGCCGGAAACTCCTGGCCTCCCTTGGCGGGGCGATCCGGTTCTTCGGGATCGGGGGGGCGGCGCTCGCCCCGGATGTGGAGGCGTTCCTGAAGGCCTCGGGCTTCCCCTATGCCATAGGCTATGGGCTCACCGAGACCGCCCCGCTGGTGGCAGGTTCCTCGGTGGGCAAGACGGTGCTCCGGTCCACCGGACCTGCCCTCAAAGGGGTGGAGGTGAGGATCGTGGATCAAGAGGGGAGGGTCGTGGGGGGCGTGGGGGCGCCGAGGGATGCCCGGCCCGGTGCTGAAGGAGAGATCCAGGTCCGGGGTCCCAACGTGATGAAGGGCTACTATCGCGATCCGGAGCGGACCAGAGAGGCCTTCACCGAGGACGGGTGGTTCAGGACCGGGGATCTGGGGGCCATGGACCGCAAGGGCCGGCTCTTCATCAAGGGGAGGCTCAAGTCGGTGATCGTGGGGCCTTCCGGGGAGAACATCTACCCCGAGGAGATCGAGTCGCTCCTCAACCTCTCCGACTATGTGGAAGAATCCCTGGTGTACGAGGGCGAGAAGGGAGAACTCGTGGCCCTCATCGTGTTGAGCGAGAGGGCGAAGACCCTCTACGCCGCGCTCGAAGACGGGATAAAGGAGGCTGGGAGGGCGGCCCAGGAGGGGGTGCACGAGGTGACGAGGGAGGTGGGTGAGCTTGTCCAACAGGTGGCTTCGGCTGCAAAGGAAGGGACGGAGCAGGTGAGGAAAGGAGTGGAGGACGTGGTGAAGGAGCTGGTCGCGATGGTGAACCGCCGGCTGCCGGGGTTTTCCCGCATACGGAAGGTCGAGATCCGGGAGGAGCCGCTCGAGAAGACGGCCACCCACAAGATCCGCCGTTTCCTCTATACCAGGCAGCGGGACGGGAACGGCAGGCAGACGGGCTAG
- a CDS encoding ABC transporter ATP-binding protein — protein MVVIEVRDVVKRYGEREALAGVSLMVQEGEVCGIVGPNGAGKTTLLECMEGLRRPERGLIRVWGVVPWSREGRGVRSTIGCQLQDDALPRGMKVREAVRLFAAIYGSEDRAWWEEVLSVCGLGGREDARWEELSGGLRQRLLLALALLHRPRLVFLDELTSGLDPHGRREVWHLIRRVKEMGTTVVLTTHYMEEAEVLCDRVVLLHQGRVVAMGSPGELVEAYGGGYVIAPEGEVGDVVKGMGMDGVEWRDGVVVCRGGKEQVVEVVRRLVHAEGIGGLSIRRPSLEDVFLSLTGRYEDERGV, from the coding sequence ATGGTGGTGATTGAGGTCCGTGATGTGGTGAAGCGATACGGTGAGAGGGAGGCACTCGCGGGCGTCTCCCTCATGGTGCAGGAGGGGGAGGTGTGTGGTATAGTGGGGCCGAACGGGGCGGGGAAGACCACCCTCCTTGAGTGTATGGAGGGCCTTCGTCGTCCCGAGAGGGGGCTCATCCGTGTGTGGGGGGTGGTTCCCTGGAGCAGGGAGGGGAGGGGGGTGCGGAGCACGATAGGGTGCCAGCTCCAGGATGATGCGCTCCCCAGGGGGATGAAGGTGAGGGAGGCGGTGAGGCTCTTTGCCGCGATCTACGGGAGTGAGGACCGGGCGTGGTGGGAGGAGGTGCTTTCGGTGTGCGGTCTTGGGGGGAGGGAGGATGCGCGGTGGGAGGAGCTCTCGGGAGGGTTGCGACAGCGTCTCCTCCTCGCGCTCGCGCTCCTGCATAGGCCGCGCCTGGTCTTCCTGGATGAGCTGACCTCCGGGCTTGATCCTCATGGGAGGCGGGAGGTGTGGCACCTCATCCGGAGGGTGAAGGAGATGGGGACCACGGTGGTGCTCACCACCCACTACATGGAGGAGGCGGAGGTCCTCTGTGACAGGGTGGTCCTCCTCCACCAGGGAAGGGTAGTGGCCATGGGGAGTCCGGGGGAATTGGTGGAGGCGTACGGGGGAGGCTACGTGATAGCGCCTGAAGGTGAGGTGGGGGATGTGGTCAAGGGGATGGGCATGGATGGGGTGGAGTGGCGGGATGGGGTGGTGGTCTGTAGGGGTGGGAAGGAGCAGGTGGTGGAGGTGGTCCGTCGGCTTGTGCACGCTGAGGGGATAGGCGG
- the nspC gene encoding carboxynorspermidine decarboxylase: MREGAFQGFDPQAVPSPCFVVDRDAVEENLKILDRVQREGGARVLLALKGFAMWSLAPLVSSYLSGTCASGVWEARLGRECFGGIVSTYGPAYKEDEVRELLTLTDHLIFNSFSQWERFGPLVGSAPRRVEAGIRVNPERSGAPAAIYDPSGPNSRLGVVRSRFRPELLDGISGLHFHTLCEQNVDALEAVLQAFEERFGEFVPRMRWVNWGGGHHITRPDYDVDRLIDLVRDFRSRYGVDVYLEPGEAIALGTGVLVAEVVDIVENGMRIAVLDTSATTHMPDVLEMPYRPEVWGAGLPGERPYTYRLGGISCLAGDVIGDYSFDRPLEVGDRLVFDDMAHYTMVKTTTFNGVKLPSIGIWSSKEQSFTLVRSFEYEEFKRRLS; the protein is encoded by the coding sequence ATGAGAGAGGGGGCATTCCAGGGGTTCGATCCGCAGGCGGTCCCGAGCCCGTGCTTTGTGGTGGACCGCGATGCGGTGGAGGAGAATCTCAAGATCCTCGACAGGGTGCAGAGGGAGGGCGGGGCGCGGGTGCTCCTCGCCCTGAAGGGGTTTGCGATGTGGAGCCTCGCGCCTCTCGTCTCGTCGTACCTCTCCGGTACGTGCGCCTCAGGGGTGTGGGAGGCCCGTCTGGGGAGGGAGTGTTTCGGGGGCATCGTGTCCACCTACGGTCCTGCCTACAAAGAGGACGAGGTGAGGGAGCTTCTCACCCTCACCGATCATCTCATCTTCAACTCCTTCTCCCAGTGGGAGCGGTTTGGCCCCCTCGTCGGGTCGGCTCCCCGCCGGGTGGAGGCGGGGATCAGGGTGAACCCCGAGCGCTCGGGGGCCCCGGCCGCCATCTACGATCCCTCCGGCCCCAACTCACGGCTTGGGGTGGTGCGCAGCCGGTTCAGGCCTGAGCTCCTGGATGGGATCAGCGGGCTCCACTTCCACACCCTCTGTGAACAGAACGTGGACGCCCTGGAGGCGGTGCTCCAGGCCTTTGAAGAGCGGTTTGGCGAGTTTGTGCCCCGCATGAGGTGGGTGAACTGGGGAGGGGGACACCACATCACCCGGCCCGACTATGACGTGGACAGGCTCATCGACCTGGTGAGGGACTTCAGATCCCGCTACGGGGTCGACGTCTATCTGGAGCCCGGTGAAGCCATCGCCCTGGGGACGGGGGTGCTCGTCGCCGAGGTGGTCGATATCGTCGAAAACGGGATGCGGATCGCGGTGCTCGATACCTCGGCGACCACCCACATGCCCGATGTGCTCGAGATGCCCTACCGACCCGAGGTGTGGGGCGCGGGACTCCCCGGCGAGAGGCCGTACACCTACCGCCTCGGTGGCATCTCGTGCCTCGCCGGCGATGTGATAGGGGACTACAGCTTCGACAGGCCCCTCGAGGTGGGCGACCGCCTCGTGTTCGACGACATGGCCCACTACACCATGGTGAAGACCACCACGTTCAACGGTGTGAAGCTCCCCTCGATCGGGATATGGAGTTCGAAGGAGCAGTCCTTCACCCTCGTCCGTTCGTTCGAGTATGAGGAGTTCAAGCGGCGCCTCTCGTAA